TGGCTTATCCGCTTTGGTACTGCTGGTGCTACTGGCGCGTATTCTGCCGCGTCTGCCAAGTGAACATACCGGATCGCTCAGCAGCGTACCGATGCTGTTTCGCCGACCAGCACTGGTCAGTATGTATGTGCTGGTGACATTGGTGGTGACCGCCCATTACACCGCCTACAGCTATATCGAACCCTTTATGCAGGTGGTGGCGAATTCCGGGGAAAACTTCACCACCTTGTTACTGCTGTTGTTCGGCTCTGCGGGGATTATCGGTAGCGTGCTGTTCAGTACCCTCGGCAATAAATATCCTTCCGCCCTGCTGATTGCGGCCATCGCTGTGATTACCTTGTGCATGGGTTTGCTGATTTTTGCCGCCGTGCGTCCGGCAGCCATTTCCACGCTCTGTATCTTCTGGGGTATGGCCATGATGATGATCGGGCTGGCGATGCAGGTACGCGTGTTGTCGCTGGCACCGGATGCCACCGATGTGGCGATGTCGCTGATGTCCGGTATTTATAACATCGGCATTGGTGCCGGAGCGCTACTGGGGAACCAGGTCAGCCTGCATTTAAACATGGCGGATGTGGGTAATGTGGGCGGATTAATTGGTCTGGTCGCGTTGTTCTGGTGTATCTACATCTTCCGTCGTTATCCGCAATTGCGTTCGAACGGGTAGGCAAGAAAGGGCTTCAGATACGCTGTTATCTGAAGCCAGCCCCTTCTTATTTATAGATTTCTGCGGTGCCATGCAGGTTGTTGTTGCCAGAGGTCGAAGTGATGCGGAAAGACTTTGCTCCGGCAGCACTCGCCTTCTCCGCCAGTTGATTCTCCAGCGATGTCAAATCCGTACTACCTGATGCGCTTACCACGCCAATTTGTTGTTGGTTCACTGGCGCTTCGCTCACCAGATCAGCAGCCATGGTACCAAACGCGATTGATGACAGGGCCACAGCGGCCAGGGTCAGTTTAATGCTTTTCATGATTTGTCTCTCTTAGCAGATGAAATTAGGGTCAGTCGCCATTAAATTAACAACCGTTAAGTAAATGCTAGATCCAAAGCCGTATGCGCGTCAACTATTTTATTAACGCTCGTTATTTTAATGGGGAGTGGCGTGAGTATGGGCTTTGGCGTCGATCTGCACTTGACGGATCAGGCGGTTTTTCCGATCAAAAGCACAAACGGGCAAAGTGTGGACATCACTTTACCCGCTGCCCTTGCATATTAATTTAATGATCGGTAATTTAATGATATGTTTTCGCCGTTGTGAGGATGTATGAGCCAGATTAGTGAACCGGTCATCCGCAAAAGTCGTGGCAGACCCAAAGTCTTTGATCGCGATGATGCACTGGATAAAGCGTTGATGCTGTTCTGGGCACATGGTTATGAAGGTACCTCGCTGGCAGATTTAGTGAGCGCGACCGGTGCGAAAGCCCCCACGCTCTACGCTGAGTTTGAAAACAAAGAAGGTCTGTTTAAGGCCGCCATGCAGCGTTATATCGAACGGTTTAGTGCACAACGTAATGCCGTGCTGAATGATGCAGCGCTGGATGTGAAGTCAGCGATTGAGGCGTATTTCCGCGCCACCGCTGCCTGCTTCACCGAGTGTGACAAACCGGCCGGTTGTTTTTTCATTTGTACTTCCAGCGCCCTTTCCGCTAGTTCTGAAGAGGTGGCACGCATGCTGGAGCAGCAGCACCATGCGCAGGAGCACGCGTTACAGCAGTTCCTGGCCGCCCGTCAGCAACAGGGTGAGTTGCCTGCCTGTAGCAATACCACTACGCTTGCCAGCTTTCTCGCCTGCGTACTCCAGGGGATGTCAGTACGCGCCCGTGAAGGTGCCAGTCGGGAAGATTTAGAGCAAATCGTTGATACACAAATGGCAATTTGGCCTGCTCTGGCGGGATATTGTTCAGTAAGGACGTGACGGCGTGAGTGTTCACGCCGCCACGGGTTTATGGCAGGAAAAACATCGGTTTTAATGCTGCGCTAATCGGGCTGTTATCGGCGTTGGATGGCATCAAATCTCTCATTGATGCCCACCAGCGCTGGCAGACTTCGGTTTGTGCCACAGCCTGCCAGCGTGCTTCTGATTCAATCTCAACGCTGGCAAACAGCAAATGGCGTTCCGTATCCAGCCAGATAGCGTAATTATGCGCCCCATGCGCTTTGAGGGTCTCAGCCAGTTCCGGCCA
This genomic stretch from Pantoea cypripedii harbors:
- a CDS encoding sugar transporter codes for the protein MQSTTVSRKTAWLRVVLLAIAAFVFNTTEFVPVGLLSDIAASYSMKTADVGIMLTIYAWVVALLSLPLMLLTRNIERRLLLSILFVLFIASHVLSSVAWDFTSLVLSRIGIALAHAVFWSITASLAIRVAPAGKKTQALSMLATGTALAMVLGVPIGRVVGQYLGWRTTFGMIGLSALVLLVLLARILPRLPSEHTGSLSSVPMLFRRPALVSMYVLVTLVVTAHYTAYSYIEPFMQVVANSGENFTTLLLLLFGSAGIIGSVLFSTLGNKYPSALLIAAIAVITLCMGLLIFAAVRPAAISTLCIFWGMAMMMIGLAMQVRVLSLAPDATDVAMSLMSGIYNIGIGAGALLGNQVSLHLNMADVGNVGGLIGLVALFWCIYIFRRYPQLRSNG
- the rhaM gene encoding L-rhamnose mutarotase; protein product: MLRRAFVMQVHADRHEEYLRRHSPIWPELAETLKAHGAHNYAIWLDTERHLLFASVEIESEARWQAVAQTEVCQRWWASMRDLMPSNADNSPISAALKPMFFLP
- the bhsA gene encoding multiple stress resistance protein BhsA, which encodes MKSIKLTLAAVALSSIAFGTMAADLVSEAPVNQQQIGVVSASGSTDLTSLENQLAEKASAAGAKSFRITSTSGNNNLHGTAEIYK
- a CDS encoding TetR/AcrR family transcriptional regulator, producing the protein MSQISEPVIRKSRGRPKVFDRDDALDKALMLFWAHGYEGTSLADLVSATGAKAPTLYAEFENKEGLFKAAMQRYIERFSAQRNAVLNDAALDVKSAIEAYFRATAACFTECDKPAGCFFICTSSALSASSEEVARMLEQQHHAQEHALQQFLAARQQQGELPACSNTTTLASFLACVLQGMSVRAREGASREDLEQIVDTQMAIWPALAGYCSVRT